The following proteins come from a genomic window of Gimesia chilikensis:
- a CDS encoding IclR family transcriptional regulator, with the protein MSTAATSVPALERGLDILELLNQEPDGLGISELATRLSLNKNAVFRITHTLTDRNYLERDPLTKKFRLSPRLLSLGLPQAGDVSLVEVALPLMRELRDLTRETVQLGIQVGDEGVIIEQVSGLHPLRIAVDIGLRFPLHNNAPGKVLLANQSPRERTATLNRIPLTADTPRTLTKPATLQTECTKVLNRGYATDHAEADEGIHCVAAPVTGPEGKLIAVLWVSAPAKRLPKSMFASMGAQVIDSAAQISGGLQP; encoded by the coding sequence ATGAGTACTGCTGCCACGAGTGTTCCCGCCCTGGAACGGGGACTCGATATCCTGGAACTGCTGAATCAGGAACCCGACGGGCTGGGGATCAGCGAGCTGGCAACACGCTTGTCGCTGAATAAAAACGCGGTGTTTCGCATTACCCACACGCTGACGGACCGCAACTATCTCGAACGCGATCCGCTTACCAAAAAGTTCCGACTCTCTCCCCGTCTGCTTTCTCTGGGCTTGCCTCAAGCCGGTGATGTCAGCCTGGTGGAAGTCGCCCTCCCGCTAATGCGTGAGCTCCGCGACCTCACACGGGAAACCGTTCAGCTGGGAATTCAGGTCGGCGATGAAGGCGTGATTATCGAACAGGTCAGCGGCCTGCATCCACTCCGCATTGCCGTCGATATCGGGCTCCGCTTTCCCCTGCATAATAACGCCCCCGGTAAAGTTCTGCTGGCGAATCAGTCGCCGCGTGAGCGGACAGCGACTTTGAACCGGATTCCGCTCACCGCCGATACCCCTCGCACCCTGACCAAACCCGCGACCTTACAAACCGAATGCACGAAGGTCTTGAACCGCGGTTATGCCACCGATCATGCAGAGGCAGACGAAGGCATTCACTGTGTCGCCGCTCCCGTGACCGGTCCTGAAGGAAAGCTGATCGCCGTACTCTGGGTCTCGGCTCCAGCGAAACGCCTGCCCAAAAGCATGTTTGCCAGCATGGGAGCTCAAGTTATCGACAGTGCCGCACAGATCAGCGGAGGCCTGCAGCCATGA
- a CDS encoding transcriptional regulator codes for MYQKTLRFNQQTPEHLPIELVALGDKLRAIKHPEQQNLLESYHKVVNYSRQRVKIVNLMSDTLAQLRLDVKYLLFDLEVTQSERDSAIAQLKELQ; via the coding sequence ATGTATCAGAAAACACTTCGCTTTAATCAGCAGACACCAGAGCATTTACCCATTGAGCTTGTCGCATTGGGAGACAAGCTGCGGGCGATCAAGCATCCCGAACAGCAGAACCTGCTCGAGAGTTATCATAAAGTCGTGAACTATTCCCGACAACGGGTCAAGATTGTCAACCTGATGTCGGATACTCTGGCCCAGTTGAGGCTGGATGTGAAATATCTGCTCTTTGATCTGGAGGTCACACAGTCGGAACGGGATTCCGCGATCGCCCAGTTAAAGGAACTGCAGTAA
- a CDS encoding response regulator transcription factor, giving the protein MKHQLDLPTDYEPRVFVVDDDESVSASIAELIGSMGFRATTYTSAEEFLSDTDNRICGCVIADLRLMGCNAIEMLRKMKAAGYEIPLIILSAFVDVTTTVSAMSEGALTVLEKPYAEQELWDQIIAAILLDSEQRFARRWLMEFHEKEHRLTEGETEVMRMLLKGLSNKTISHQLDLSARTVVMRRKSILNKLEVDNVIDLAKLITKAQIIEQHLTTDNVVSEIKCQLQE; this is encoded by the coding sequence ATGAAACACCAGTTAGATTTACCAACCGATTATGAGCCTCGCGTCTTCGTAGTCGATGACGACGAATCCGTGAGTGCCTCCATAGCCGAGCTCATCGGCAGCATGGGCTTCAGAGCGACTACCTATACGTCCGCTGAAGAATTTCTGTCTGATACCGATAATCGGATCTGTGGCTGTGTCATCGCAGACCTGCGTCTGATGGGGTGTAACGCCATCGAGATGCTGCGGAAGATGAAAGCAGCCGGCTATGAAATTCCGCTCATCATTCTTTCCGCCTTTGTGGATGTGACGACGACCGTTTCAGCCATGTCGGAGGGAGCCTTGACGGTTCTCGAAAAACCGTACGCCGAACAGGAACTCTGGGACCAGATCATAGCTGCGATCCTGCTGGACTCAGAGCAACGATTCGCCCGGCGCTGGCTGATGGAGTTTCACGAAAAAGAGCATCGCCTGACCGAGGGAGAAACCGAAGTCATGCGAATGCTGTTGAAGGGGCTTTCCAACAAAACCATCAGTCACCAGCTGGATCTGTCTGCTCGAACTGTGGTCATGCGGAGAAAGTCCATTCTCAACAAACTGGAAGTGGATAATGTGATTGATCTGGCCAAGCTGATTACCAAGGCACAGATCATTGAACAGCACCTGACGACGGATAATGTCGTCTCAGAGATCAAATGCCAGCTGCAGGAGTAG
- a CDS encoding efflux RND transporter permease subunit has translation MLSRLIEFSLENRFIILVLTLLMAAGGIYSAIHLPIDAVPDMTNVQVQVVTDAGFLSPVEVERYVTYPVEIAMGGLPAVEEVRSVSKFGISVVTIVFEEGTDIYWARQLVTERIAIAAADIPPGYGTPLLGPLTTALGEILQFEVRGADYTPMQLRTLLEWEIAPRMREVQGVTEINTHGGYYKTFEVQPNPDRLNSYGISMAQLFQRLENNNMIAGGGYVVHNHEQRFIRGQALLKNEKDIENLVVKHDPNSTPILVRDIAEVKIAPMTRQGAVTRDGRGEAVTGLVMMLIGENSREVVTASKARLEDIEKSLPKGVTLEITYDRSALISRTLKTVLTNLIEGGILVIVVLLFMLGSFRAGVIVALAIPLSMLFATNLMAATGITASLMSLGAIDFGLIVDSSVIMVENCIRRLSMNQSGKPFREVIRDAAIEVRKPTMFGELIIAVVYLPILALQGTEGKLFRPMALTVLFALAGSLVLSLTLMPALASLALPKKMSEKEIWLIRWVKWIYRPMVSWTIRRPILTVAIALLVFLVSLPVGWNLGAEFMPRLEEGDLLVEAVRLPSATIEGSVEMSTQIEKVLVKFPEVKTVFCKTGRPEIANDVMGVHQTDVWVILKSPLDWPEPKTRDELIEEMSDALNSQVPGVAFGFTQPIEMRVDELVAGVKADVAVLLYGDELEVLSSKGKEIERVLKKVPGAVDVKADIQSSLPTISIQPRWDALARYGMDARDVMDVVSSLGGHPIGLIFEGRARFPIIVRIPQKWREQVSLLEQIPVADGTGKPVPLRELADITFEETPPTVEHESNRRRTFIQANVRGVDVASFVANAQHAVETQVQLPDGYEIRWGGDFENLQSASKRLVIITPIVLMLIFLLLHTTFRSVRLALLIFLAVPMAASGGIYALALREMPFSISAGVGFIALFGVAVLNGLVWVSAAENLRLKQRVPMQDATFQAAMARLRPVLMTALVASLGFLPMALSTSDGAEMQRPLASVVIGGLITSTLLTSMVVPAIYPWFAPKIKEGEEPVTDD, from the coding sequence ATGCTGTCCCGCCTGATTGAATTTTCGCTGGAGAACCGGTTTATCATTCTCGTGCTGACCTTACTGATGGCAGCCGGGGGGATCTATTCCGCAATCCACTTACCCATCGACGCTGTTCCCGACATGACCAACGTGCAGGTGCAGGTCGTCACCGATGCCGGTTTTCTGTCGCCGGTGGAAGTCGAACGCTATGTGACTTATCCGGTCGAAATCGCCATGGGGGGCTTGCCCGCTGTGGAAGAGGTACGCAGTGTATCCAAATTCGGCATCTCGGTCGTCACCATTGTCTTCGAAGAAGGAACCGACATCTACTGGGCCCGGCAACTGGTGACTGAACGCATCGCAATCGCGGCTGCCGATATTCCTCCAGGTTACGGCACTCCCTTACTGGGCCCGCTGACAACAGCTTTGGGCGAGATTCTGCAGTTTGAAGTCCGCGGTGCAGATTACACGCCCATGCAGCTCCGCACCCTGCTGGAATGGGAGATCGCACCCCGTATGCGCGAAGTGCAGGGTGTGACCGAAATCAACACCCACGGCGGGTACTACAAGACATTTGAAGTCCAACCCAATCCCGATCGATTGAACAGCTATGGGATTTCCATGGCCCAGCTTTTTCAGCGGCTGGAAAATAACAATATGATCGCCGGCGGCGGTTACGTGGTGCACAATCACGAACAGCGATTCATTCGGGGGCAGGCGCTGCTGAAAAATGAGAAAGATATTGAAAACCTGGTCGTCAAGCACGATCCCAACAGCACGCCGATTCTGGTACGCGATATTGCCGAAGTCAAAATTGCTCCGATGACCCGCCAGGGGGCTGTTACCCGGGATGGACGTGGAGAAGCGGTGACCGGGCTGGTAATGATGTTGATCGGTGAGAACTCGCGCGAGGTCGTTACTGCCTCCAAGGCACGTCTGGAAGATATTGAGAAAAGTCTGCCTAAAGGAGTCACTCTGGAAATTACCTACGACCGATCTGCTCTGATCAGTCGTACTTTGAAAACCGTGCTCACGAACCTCATTGAGGGGGGCATCCTTGTGATCGTGGTTCTGCTCTTCATGCTGGGGAGCTTCCGGGCCGGTGTGATCGTGGCACTGGCGATTCCTCTATCGATGCTGTTCGCAACCAACCTGATGGCGGCGACAGGCATTACTGCCAGCCTGATGAGTCTGGGGGCGATCGACTTTGGTTTGATCGTCGACAGTTCCGTGATCATGGTCGAAAACTGTATTCGCCGACTCTCGATGAATCAGTCAGGCAAGCCCTTCCGGGAAGTCATTCGGGATGCCGCCATTGAAGTGCGGAAACCAACCATGTTTGGTGAACTGATCATTGCCGTCGTCTATCTGCCGATTCTCGCCCTGCAGGGAACGGAAGGAAAACTGTTCCGTCCCATGGCACTGACGGTGTTGTTCGCCCTGGCGGGATCACTGGTGCTCTCGCTGACTCTGATGCCAGCCCTGGCTTCACTGGCTCTGCCGAAGAAAATGTCCGAGAAAGAAATCTGGCTCATCCGCTGGGTGAAATGGATCTATCGTCCCATGGTCAGTTGGACGATTCGTCGCCCCATTCTCACCGTGGCGATCGCACTGCTGGTCTTTCTGGTCAGCCTGCCTGTAGGCTGGAATCTGGGAGCGGAATTCATGCCTCGCCTCGAAGAAGGGGACCTGCTGGTCGAAGCCGTTCGCCTCCCCAGTGCCACCATTGAAGGCTCCGTGGAAATGTCGACTCAGATCGAGAAGGTACTGGTCAAATTCCCTGAAGTCAAAACAGTCTTCTGTAAAACCGGACGTCCCGAAATCGCTAACGATGTGATGGGGGTCCACCAGACCGACGTCTGGGTGATTCTCAAGTCTCCGCTGGACTGGCCCGAACCGAAAACTCGCGATGAACTGATCGAAGAAATGTCGGATGCGCTGAATTCTCAAGTGCCTGGCGTAGCATTCGGATTTACCCAGCCGATCGAAATGCGCGTGGATGAACTCGTGGCAGGTGTTAAGGCTGACGTCGCGGTTCTGCTCTATGGCGATGAGCTGGAGGTGCTAAGCAGCAAAGGCAAGGAAATCGAACGGGTTCTGAAAAAAGTTCCTGGCGCTGTGGATGTCAAAGCCGATATCCAGTCCAGCCTGCCCACGATCAGCATCCAGCCCCGCTGGGATGCGCTGGCACGTTACGGCATGGATGCCCGGGATGTGATGGACGTTGTCTCCTCACTGGGAGGTCATCCGATCGGTTTGATCTTCGAAGGACGTGCCCGATTCCCGATTATCGTCCGTATTCCTCAAAAATGGCGGGAACAGGTGAGCCTGCTGGAACAGATTCCTGTCGCCGATGGCACCGGAAAGCCGGTTCCGTTGCGTGAGCTGGCAGACATCACTTTTGAAGAAACTCCACCCACGGTCGAACACGAATCTAACCGCAGACGTACCTTCATCCAGGCGAATGTCAGAGGGGTGGACGTGGCCAGTTTCGTCGCTAATGCCCAGCATGCTGTGGAAACGCAGGTTCAACTTCCCGATGGCTACGAGATTCGCTGGGGAGGCGATTTTGAAAACCTGCAGTCAGCCAGTAAGCGTCTGGTGATCATTACCCCCATCGTCCTGATGCTGATTTTCCTGTTGCTGCATACGACGTTTCGTTCTGTTCGACTGGCGCTGTTAATCTTTCTCGCGGTTCCCATGGCAGCTTCCGGCGGAATTTACGCGCTCGCATTACGTGAGATGCCTTTCAGTATCTCTGCCGGGGTCGGGTTCATCGCGCTGTTTGGTGTGGCGGTATTGAACGGTCTGGTATGGGTCTCTGCGGCTGAAAACCTGCGGCTTAAACAGCGGGTTCCGATGCAGGATGCGACCTTTCAGGCTGCGATGGCACGATTGCGTCCCGTTCTGATGACGGCGCTGGTGGCCAGCCTCGGCTTTCTGCCGATGGCGCTCTCGACCAGTGACGGAGCCGAAATGCAGCGTCCGCTGGCCAGTGTGGTGATTGGAGGTCTGATTACCTCTACCCTGTTGACATCCATGGTGGTGCCGGCAATCTATCCCTGGTTTGCTCCCAAAATCAAGGAAGGGGAAGAACCTGTTACTGACGACTAG
- a CDS encoding efflux RND transporter periplasmic adaptor subunit: MKSRVITIMVILILFAGIGIYWKQNQSNTVAETTAPDIGSAVETANEEAPSEVALSEEKMKNIQLTVAPVKRQPLSQIRMVPGRLQYDDRKHVSVKAPADGVLVEVRVKTGDKVKEGQVLAVLNSPEIGTARADLLQRTAEYELAQKQFGWKNEIQSNVQKLVDALLSKQPMPEIEKEFANEKLGDYRSQLLPAYSRYLLAEMINSKSAPLAKSGAISLQSLKRRETEMQDARADLKSLCEQSIYDVKLERDREQARVNDAEHRMTISRQNLEALMGSSVNLGSKELKAAEKLSRLEVIAPFSGTIEDRTFSKSERVNRSDALFTLAQTDTLWVAADIRESDWAAISLTGSQELQVKVNSYPDETFPARLYYLGRSVSPVTNSVPLIAEIKNPDGKLRPGMFVHVLIPGKQKSDVITVPARAVLDDAQQEFVFVKTSDRSFRRVDIQSGLKTEDWVEVQNGLTEGEQVVDEGAFTLKSELLLEREE; this comes from the coding sequence ATGAAATCGCGAGTTATTACCATCATGGTCATTCTGATTCTGTTCGCCGGGATCGGAATTTACTGGAAACAAAATCAGTCAAACACAGTGGCAGAAACAACTGCTCCTGACATCGGTTCTGCAGTCGAAACTGCAAACGAGGAGGCGCCCTCGGAAGTGGCCCTCTCTGAAGAGAAGATGAAAAACATTCAACTGACTGTGGCCCCTGTGAAACGACAGCCACTGAGTCAGATTCGCATGGTTCCCGGGCGGTTGCAGTATGACGACCGCAAACATGTTTCAGTCAAAGCACCCGCTGATGGTGTGCTGGTGGAAGTTCGTGTGAAAACCGGAGATAAGGTCAAGGAAGGTCAGGTGCTGGCAGTCCTGAACAGTCCCGAAATTGGAACCGCGCGAGCCGACCTGTTGCAGCGGACAGCTGAGTACGAACTGGCCCAGAAACAGTTCGGCTGGAAAAATGAAATTCAGAGCAATGTGCAGAAACTGGTCGATGCTCTACTCAGTAAGCAGCCTATGCCGGAGATCGAAAAAGAGTTTGCAAACGAGAAACTGGGAGACTACCGGTCCCAACTGCTCCCCGCTTATTCACGCTACCTGCTGGCTGAAATGATCAATTCGAAATCCGCTCCCCTGGCGAAATCAGGAGCAATTTCTCTGCAGTCACTGAAGCGGCGCGAAACTGAAATGCAGGATGCACGGGCCGATCTGAAATCTCTGTGCGAACAGTCGATCTACGATGTCAAACTGGAACGCGATCGAGAACAGGCACGCGTCAACGATGCCGAACATCGCATGACCATCAGTCGTCAGAACCTGGAAGCCCTGATGGGATCGTCCGTGAATCTCGGTAGTAAAGAGCTCAAAGCAGCAGAGAAGCTCTCCCGGCTGGAAGTCATCGCCCCCTTCAGTGGAACCATTGAGGACCGTACTTTCAGCAAGTCCGAACGGGTGAATCGGTCCGATGCACTGTTTACACTGGCCCAGACCGACACTCTCTGGGTGGCCGCCGACATCCGTGAATCAGACTGGGCAGCGATTTCACTGACGGGCAGCCAGGAACTGCAGGTGAAAGTCAATTCGTATCCCGATGAGACATTCCCGGCGCGACTGTACTACCTGGGACGTTCGGTTTCACCGGTGACCAATTCGGTTCCGTTGATCGCAGAGATCAAAAATCCGGATGGCAAACTGCGTCCCGGCATGTTCGTTCATGTTCTGATTCCCGGCAAGCAGAAGTCCGATGTGATTACAGTCCCGGCCCGGGCAGTTCTGGATGACGCGCAACAGGAATTTGTCTTCGTCAAAACATCCGATCGTTCATTTCGACGTGTTGATATTCAGTCGGGCTTGAAAACAGAAGACTGGGTGGAAGTTCAGAATGGTCTTACGGAAGGTGAGCAGGTTGTGGATGAGGGGGCGTTTACCCTCAAGTCCGAACTGCTGCTGGAACGGGAAGAATAA
- a CDS encoding mechanosensitive ion channel domain-containing protein — translation MFCRSRLRTSCLPVAIVLLVLTGFISSSYSQVPKKPAPANGSDTPTTTETPQITSESIQKRIDQIKNIKDLTEDNQKKAGDFYSQALANLKKTEELKGNTARYEEDAKNAMQRLEQVKQQIDNLNKLPAASFDHMQDLPKLQQTLVEEEANLEQFKQQQSNWDEQITGRVNRQKEILTRIAEIDNKVSDLDKQLALPAPADEPAVVTDARKTELKTRISLLKTEKPALRSELNSYEAEEAVGYPRVRQDFLKLQTQKQSEKVEALKKQIAKRRNIESEMRVQEARDEVFATNPLLQPLAEKNQQYAEAIQALNHKIQSADQKYSQTSKILDELKKQFTQTKEKETSIGLTGPIGLLLRNQQSSLPDIETRKLSIEKRAKEIDEVHLRLFELDDEWSEFPSAETVTDNIIKDSKRKLSDIEKANLKSIVEETLGKQKEYLDTLIRSNNAYFNKLMDLDVAETQLVKQTEEYADYIQERVFWIKSSPPISFAEAKQIPNSLSWLLSPTHWKQLLEAIQQDIITNPIIYVTGIFCFMSLLYLAYNVRQQLRIINKEIIRSSFRKFGITARVAFLTLFIAIVWPGFIWFFAWRLGSGLETPPFVKAVDSSLRQVAWLLFFWELIRQICRPLGLGESHFGWYKQTVLYVRKNIRWVIPISVPLLFVTLVLHGKEVDRTQDLLERLFFVALLVTYTIFARRVFHPRSGLFQSIMNYNQEVWYDRLKYLVYFLALAVPCGLIILSLIGFYFTAMSLFHLIFLTLWLFLGVILFRAILLRWILIHHRQLSHKLNQERLEALRKENQESSTPESNIAGITTEEENPADLTKISAQIKRLVNACMLVILLLGAFGIWGDVMPAFNRLDSFKLWSTQVQTEEEVKDADGNVTTKVTERLEPVTYLDIALALIYALFAVIATRNIPGLLEFLVLQRLPLDSSVKYATTSLARYVVALIGIFVVFNALGLGWSKLQWLATALTFGLGFGLQEIFANFVSGLILLIERPIRVGDIITVDEITGIVSRIRMRATTITNWDRKEYIVPNRDFITGKLLNWTLTDSVNRVTITVGVAYGTDTNQATDLAMKILMDHPQILEDPAPSITFESFGDSTLNLILRAYLPDLDNRLLAIHQIHTAIHEQFNAADIEIAFPQRDVHLFYGDKPVMIPPPELPGPETTENTETS, via the coding sequence ATGTTCTGTCGTTCTCGTTTGCGGACATCCTGCCTGCCTGTTGCCATCGTTCTGTTAGTGCTGACTGGATTTATCTCCAGTTCCTATTCCCAGGTGCCCAAGAAACCGGCTCCTGCCAATGGCAGCGACACCCCCACTACGACCGAAACCCCACAGATCACCAGTGAGTCGATCCAGAAACGGATCGACCAGATCAAAAATATCAAAGATCTGACGGAAGATAACCAGAAAAAAGCCGGGGACTTCTACAGCCAGGCACTGGCGAACCTCAAAAAAACAGAGGAACTCAAGGGGAATACTGCGCGCTACGAAGAAGATGCCAAGAATGCGATGCAGCGGTTGGAGCAGGTCAAGCAGCAGATTGACAACCTCAATAAACTACCCGCAGCTTCGTTTGATCACATGCAGGATTTGCCTAAGCTGCAGCAAACGCTGGTGGAAGAGGAAGCCAATCTTGAGCAGTTCAAACAGCAACAGTCCAACTGGGATGAACAGATTACCGGCCGAGTGAATCGGCAGAAAGAGATTCTGACCCGGATCGCAGAGATCGATAACAAGGTCAGCGATCTGGATAAACAGTTGGCGCTCCCCGCACCAGCGGACGAACCAGCTGTTGTGACTGACGCCCGCAAAACAGAGCTGAAGACGCGGATCAGTCTGTTGAAAACCGAAAAGCCGGCATTGAGAAGCGAGCTGAATTCCTATGAGGCTGAGGAAGCCGTTGGTTATCCCCGCGTCAGGCAGGACTTTCTGAAACTGCAGACTCAGAAGCAATCTGAAAAAGTAGAGGCCCTCAAGAAACAGATTGCCAAACGCCGCAACATCGAATCGGAAATGCGTGTACAGGAAGCCCGGGATGAAGTCTTCGCGACCAATCCGTTGCTGCAACCCCTGGCCGAAAAGAACCAGCAGTATGCCGAAGCCATTCAGGCCCTGAATCACAAAATTCAGTCGGCCGATCAGAAATACTCCCAGACCAGTAAAATACTGGATGAGCTCAAAAAGCAGTTTACCCAAACCAAGGAGAAAGAAACATCCATCGGTCTGACCGGACCGATTGGGTTACTCCTGCGAAACCAGCAGTCTTCCCTGCCCGATATAGAGACGCGGAAACTGAGCATCGAGAAGCGCGCCAAGGAAATCGACGAAGTTCACCTGCGGCTGTTTGAGCTGGATGATGAATGGTCAGAATTTCCCTCTGCTGAAACCGTCACAGACAACATCATCAAGGACAGCAAGCGAAAGCTGTCTGATATCGAAAAAGCGAATCTCAAGAGCATTGTCGAAGAAACACTGGGCAAACAGAAAGAATACCTGGATACGCTGATTCGCAGCAATAACGCGTATTTCAACAAACTGATGGACCTCGACGTTGCAGAAACGCAACTGGTCAAGCAGACGGAAGAATATGCAGATTACATCCAGGAACGTGTCTTCTGGATCAAAAGTTCGCCTCCGATCTCGTTTGCCGAAGCGAAACAGATTCCGAACTCCCTGAGCTGGTTACTTTCCCCCACACACTGGAAGCAGTTACTCGAAGCCATCCAGCAGGATATCATCACCAATCCCATCATCTACGTGACCGGGATTTTCTGTTTTATGAGCCTGCTTTATCTGGCTTATAATGTGCGACAGCAGTTGCGGATCATCAATAAGGAAATCATTCGCAGCAGTTTTCGCAAGTTTGGAATCACCGCGCGCGTCGCATTCCTGACCTTGTTCATCGCGATCGTCTGGCCGGGATTCATCTGGTTTTTCGCCTGGCGTCTGGGAAGTGGCCTCGAGACGCCCCCCTTTGTCAAAGCAGTGGATTCCAGCTTGCGGCAGGTCGCCTGGCTGCTGTTTTTCTGGGAATTGATCCGCCAGATCTGTCGTCCACTGGGACTGGGAGAATCGCACTTTGGCTGGTATAAGCAGACCGTGCTCTATGTCAGGAAAAATATTCGCTGGGTGATTCCCATCTCTGTTCCGCTCCTGTTTGTGACGCTGGTCCTGCATGGCAAAGAAGTCGATCGCACTCAGGATCTGCTGGAGCGGCTGTTCTTCGTCGCGTTACTGGTAACGTATACAATCTTTGCCCGCCGGGTATTCCATCCCCGCTCCGGTCTCTTCCAGTCGATTATGAACTACAATCAGGAAGTCTGGTATGACCGACTGAAATATCTGGTCTATTTCCTGGCGCTGGCCGTTCCCTGCGGCCTGATCATTTTATCTCTGATCGGCTTCTATTTTACGGCGATGAGCCTGTTCCATCTGATCTTCCTGACGCTCTGGCTCTTCCTGGGCGTGATCCTGTTCCGCGCGATCCTGTTGCGCTGGATCCTGATCCATCATCGCCAGTTAAGCCACAAGCTGAATCAGGAACGACTGGAAGCACTGCGTAAGGAGAACCAGGAATCCTCGACGCCCGAGTCCAACATTGCCGGGATTACAACCGAAGAAGAAAACCCGGCCGACCTGACGAAGATTTCCGCTCAGATCAAGCGACTGGTCAATGCATGTATGCTGGTGATTCTGCTGCTGGGTGCCTTCGGGATCTGGGGGGACGTAATGCCCGCCTTCAATCGTCTCGACTCGTTCAAGCTCTGGTCCACCCAGGTCCAGACCGAAGAGGAAGTCAAAGATGCCGACGGTAATGTCACAACGAAAGTCACAGAACGACTGGAACCGGTCACCTATCTGGATATCGCCCTGGCACTGATATATGCTCTGTTTGCCGTGATCGCCACCCGGAACATTCCGGGACTTTTGGAGTTCCTGGTGCTGCAAAGGCTCCCCCTGGACTCCTCTGTGAAATATGCGACGACAAGTCTGGCCCGCTACGTCGTGGCGTTGATCGGTATTTTTGTTGTCTTCAACGCACTCGGCCTGGGCTGGTCGAAACTGCAATGGCTGGCGACTGCCCTGACCTTCGGCCTAGGTTTTGGTCTGCAGGAAATCTTCGCCAACTTTGTTTCGGGTTTGATTCTGCTGATCGAGCGGCCGATTCGAGTGGGTGATATTATCACCGTGGATGAGATTACGGGCATCGTTTCTCGAATCCGCATGCGTGCGACCACCATTACCAACTGGGACCGCAAGGAATACATCGTACCCAACCGGGACTTCATTACCGGCAAACTCCTGAACTGGACCCTGACCGATTCTGTCAACCGTGTGACCATTACCGTCGGGGTCGCCTACGGTACCGATACGAACCAGGCCACCGATCTGGCTATGAAGATTCTGATGGATCATCCACAGATCCTGGAGGATCCAGCTCCGAGTATCACCTTTGAATCATTCGGCGACAGTACGCTGAATCTGATCCTGAGAGCCTACCTGCCTGACCTTGATAACAGGCTGCTGGCGATTCACCAGATTCATACCGCCATCCACGAGCAGTTCAATGCCGCCGACATTGAAATCGCCTTCCCACAACGGGACGTGCATCTGTTCTACGGTGATAAACCGGTGATGATTCCTCCGCCGGAATTACCGGGTCCTGAAACCACTGAGAACACGGAAACCAGCTGA
- a CDS encoding YiiD C-terminal domain-containing protein, whose translation MLDYDAEEVTVYLHEHIPITRAMQLEVMPPEPDRLRLTARLKPNLNHQETAFGGSIASLGILAGWTLIHLRLHSSERRYKIVIHKSEIEFQRPIEADFEGTCLFPEEPVWETFLASLQRKGRARIELNPQVMVNGKVAATIKGNFVIRELSDF comes from the coding sequence ATGCTTGACTATGATGCTGAGGAAGTGACCGTTTATTTGCATGAGCATATTCCAATCACCCGCGCCATGCAGCTGGAAGTCATGCCTCCTGAACCGGATCGCCTGCGACTAACGGCCCGGTTGAAGCCGAACCTGAATCACCAGGAGACCGCCTTTGGAGGCAGCATTGCCAGTCTCGGAATCCTGGCCGGCTGGACGCTGATCCATCTGCGTCTGCATAGTTCTGAACGCAGATATAAAATCGTGATTCACAAAAGCGAAATCGAGTTCCAGCGCCCCATCGAGGCCGACTTTGAAGGGACCTGCCTGTTCCCGGAGGAGCCCGTATGGGAAACATTCCTGGCGTCTCTGCAACGGAAAGGCAGAGCCCGGATAGAACTTAACCCCCAGGTAATGGTCAACGGCAAGGTTGCCGCGACCATTAAGGGGAACTTCGTCATTCGGGAATTGTCAGACTTCTGA